From Triticum aestivum cultivar Chinese Spring chromosome 4A, IWGSC CS RefSeq v2.1, whole genome shotgun sequence, a single genomic window includes:
- the LOC123085788 gene encoding uncharacterized protein isoform X1, producing the protein MRAGGISPASRMVDATSVVPINAIPSSIISSPSSNSPLPGQSIVPTMCSCAPLPHPPFKPAPAPHPNLNPNPNAASAHGPTLLRCALVARAAARDDPPPAPSSFDFLALKRELEEQEEAVVPVDATEGGGDEVVNEEDGEREPKRIVSSGRRTGRQMARRSGLLAKQVISVSSARSLGFVSQLWVDASSWVVALVEVRPSLLSGDADKFLFDDIYQIGDVVLVEDESVVENEFKLVGLHGLVGYNVVTSRRRNVGKVRGFTFNINSGVLESLELDSFGLTIVPVSLVSTYCLFVEDVLDIVSDTIVVHEDAISRVQRLTQGIWGTQNMQGPGDQIGEYNRYGRRRARSVKRQNSQGKPMGRKLHRKTRDPEDEWELPMEY; encoded by the exons ATGAGGGCCGGCGGGATCAGCCCCGCCTCTCGCATGGTAGACGCTACTTCTGTGGTTCCAATCAACGCAATCCCATCGTCTATCATATCGTCTCCGAGTTCGAACTCCCCACTTCCTGGCCAATCAATCGTTCCAACGATGTGCTCCTGCGCGCCCCTCCCCCACCCACCCTTCAAACCCGCGCCCGCGCCCCATCCAAACCTAAACCCAAATCCCAACGCCGCCTCCGCGCACGGACCAACACTGCTCCGCTGCGCCCTCGTCGCGCGCGCGGCCGCAAGGGACGAtccgccgccggcgccgtccaGCTTCGACTTCCTGGCGCTGAAGCGGGAgctcgaggagcaggaggaggcggTGGTCCCTGTGGATGCGACGGAGGGAGGAGGAGACGAGGTTGTTAACGAGGAAGATGGCGAGAGGGAGCCAAAGAGGATTGTTAGCAGCGGGAGGAGGACAGGGAGGCAAATGGCGAGGCGGTCGGGGCTGCTCGCGAAGCAGGTGATCAGCGTCAGCTCAGCGCGGAGCCTCGGGTTCGTGTCTCAGCTGTGGGTCGACGCCTCGTCG TGGGTTGTGGCATTGGTTGAAGTGAGGCCAAGCTTGCTTTCAGGAGATGCGGACAAATTCCTTTTTGACGATATATATCAG ATTGGAGATGTTGTGCTTGTTGAGGATGAATCTGTGGTTGAGAACGAATTTAAGCTAGTTGGGCTGCATGGCTTG GTTGGCTACAATGTTGTAACTTCCAGGCGGCGCAATGTCGGTAAG GTGCGTGGCTTCACTTTTAACATTAACTCAGGTGTTTTGGAGTCTCTTGAGCTCGATTCATTTGGGCTTACCATTGTCCCTGTTAGTCTG GTAAGCACGTACTGTTTATTTGTGGAAGATGTGCTTGATATAGTTTCTGATACAATCGTGGTGCATGAAGATGCAATCTCTCGTGTTCAACGGTTAACACAG GGCATCTGGGGCACCCAAAATATGCAAGGACCTGGCGATCAGATAGGCGAGTACAACAGATATGGAAGGCGAAGAGCTAGGTCTGTTAAGAGACAAAATAGCCAGGGTAAGCCCATGGGCCGAAAGCTCCATAGGAAAACGCGGGATCCGGAGGATGAGTGGGAACTGCCAATGGAGTATTGA
- the LOC123085788 gene encoding uncharacterized protein isoform X2 yields the protein MRAGGISPASRMVDATSVVPINAIPSSIISSPSSNSPLPGQSIVPTMCSCAPLPHPPFKPAPAPHPNLNPNPNAASAHGPTLLRCALVARAAARDDPPPAPSSFDFLALKRELEEQEEAVVPVDATEGGGDEVVNEEDGEREPKRIVSSGRRTGRQMARRSGLLAKQVISVSSARSLGFVSQLWVDASSWVVALVEVRPSLLSGDADKFLFDDIYQIGDVVLVEDESVVENEFKLVGLHGLVGYNVVTSRRRNVGKVSTYCLFVEDVLDIVSDTIVVHEDAISRVQRLTQGIWGTQNMQGPGDQIGEYNRYGRRRARSVKRQNSQGKPMGRKLHRKTRDPEDEWELPMEY from the exons ATGAGGGCCGGCGGGATCAGCCCCGCCTCTCGCATGGTAGACGCTACTTCTGTGGTTCCAATCAACGCAATCCCATCGTCTATCATATCGTCTCCGAGTTCGAACTCCCCACTTCCTGGCCAATCAATCGTTCCAACGATGTGCTCCTGCGCGCCCCTCCCCCACCCACCCTTCAAACCCGCGCCCGCGCCCCATCCAAACCTAAACCCAAATCCCAACGCCGCCTCCGCGCACGGACCAACACTGCTCCGCTGCGCCCTCGTCGCGCGCGCGGCCGCAAGGGACGAtccgccgccggcgccgtccaGCTTCGACTTCCTGGCGCTGAAGCGGGAgctcgaggagcaggaggaggcggTGGTCCCTGTGGATGCGACGGAGGGAGGAGGAGACGAGGTTGTTAACGAGGAAGATGGCGAGAGGGAGCCAAAGAGGATTGTTAGCAGCGGGAGGAGGACAGGGAGGCAAATGGCGAGGCGGTCGGGGCTGCTCGCGAAGCAGGTGATCAGCGTCAGCTCAGCGCGGAGCCTCGGGTTCGTGTCTCAGCTGTGGGTCGACGCCTCGTCG TGGGTTGTGGCATTGGTTGAAGTGAGGCCAAGCTTGCTTTCAGGAGATGCGGACAAATTCCTTTTTGACGATATATATCAG ATTGGAGATGTTGTGCTTGTTGAGGATGAATCTGTGGTTGAGAACGAATTTAAGCTAGTTGGGCTGCATGGCTTG GTTGGCTACAATGTTGTAACTTCCAGGCGGCGCAATGTCGGTAAG GTAAGCACGTACTGTTTATTTGTGGAAGATGTGCTTGATATAGTTTCTGATACAATCGTGGTGCATGAAGATGCAATCTCTCGTGTTCAACGGTTAACACAG GGCATCTGGGGCACCCAAAATATGCAAGGACCTGGCGATCAGATAGGCGAGTACAACAGATATGGAAGGCGAAGAGCTAGGTCTGTTAAGAGACAAAATAGCCAGGGTAAGCCCATGGGCCGAAAGCTCCATAGGAAAACGCGGGATCCGGAGGATGAGTGGGAACTGCCAATGGAGTATTGA